One genomic segment of Hevea brasiliensis isolate MT/VB/25A 57/8 chromosome 3, ASM3005281v1, whole genome shotgun sequence includes these proteins:
- the LOC110638804 gene encoding uncharacterized protein LOC110638804 produces MGNHISSVHIRPDPPEETIKLIKSDGLVKIYYRPIHVSELLVEYPKHLVCPSDSFYIGQKIPALSENDQLQLGHKYFLLPKHCFQSVLSLVTIASFVNTSSQPQAQQSSSSYSSSSRDSINALLKKAATCQPFDIQKSPSGCRRIRVSDEFISQLMEHSKMKESEEDDERSGKSRSRVCTTPQLQKDYRLLVGSREWKPKLETIREKEKKKRLSSFGMKRRKKSHSKGAQKATHKSSELHLHATSTKTSSKAKIKIKLRK; encoded by the coding sequence ATGGGCAACCACATCTCCTCTGTGCATATCCGCCCTGACCCACCGGAAGAGACTATTAAGCTTATCAAATCTGATGGGCTGGTGAAGATCTACTACCGACCCATCCACGTCTCAGAGCTGTTGGTGGAGTATCCAAAGCATCTGGTCTGCCCTTCAGATTCTTTCTACATAGGCCAGAAGATCCCAGCTCTCTCTGAGAACGACCAGCTTCAGCTGGGCCACAAGTACTTTCTCCTCCCTAAACATTGTTTCCAGTCAGTCCTGTCATTAGTCACCATCGCCTCCTTCGTCAACACATCCTCACAGCCCCAGGCACAACAATCATCTTCTTCTTATTCCTCCTCCAGCAGAGATTCAATAAATGCGCTTTTAAAGAAGGCAGCCACTTGCCAACCCTTCGACATACAAAAATCTCCATCTGGCTGCCGGAGGATTCGCGTGTCCGATGAGTTTATATCGCAACTGATGGAACATAGCAAAATGAAGGAGTCCGAGGAGGATGATGAGAGGTCAGGTAAAAGCAGAAGCAGAGTATGCACCACTCCACAGTTACAGAAGGATTACAGGTTGCTTGTTGGTTCTCGCGAATGGAAACCCAAACTGGAGACGATAAGggagaaagagaagaagaagaggcTTTCTTCATTTGGAATGAAGAGAAGGAAGAAATCTCATTCTAAAGGAGCCCAAAAGGCCACTCATAAATCATCAGAACTCCACCTTCACGCAACATCCACCAAAACTTCTTCAAAAGCCAAGATTAAGATCAAATTAAGAAAGTGA